A single window of Eucalyptus grandis isolate ANBG69807.140 chromosome 1, ASM1654582v1, whole genome shotgun sequence DNA harbors:
- the LOC104446334 gene encoding ankyrin repeat-containing protein BDA1: protein MERRMLEAARKGNIHELDDLISSNELILEEMDLEGAGHTPLHVACVAGHLDFIRELLKHMPKLVEKVNADGFSPLHIVAARGDAEIARELLTVGPHLCSVKGRERRVPLHYAAANGKVDVMKVLLAASPESVEETTAREETTLHLAVKNNRFEAVVVLVDHLKQHKKEQVINWKDHKGNTALHLAVAGKNFEVVNFLLCKHAMESEVVEVNAVNDSGLTPLDVSTPSRREAGDREIREILIRAGAKHGRGRSNSPTSSPIPEDNNDIDGSNSHQAAGEEPVKDAAQSLPCSQSKNSKAEKESFGDIRNALLVVAALIASATYQSVLQPPKIIEVDNDESKDPPLHKSMTEYYGSGLVYTLFLGGNTLGFVVSVQMIICLTRFIPNHARLPLKLPLRLSLVAMVLTYFCFTLSLLLKTMGKKSPAHKALRMTPLMISFVLLLMQQWLARAIDYFLERLVGLHLLGDMYRLEDKDSENKDLEKKGKSKGCQ from the exons ATGGAGCGAAGGATGTTAGAAGCAGCACGAAAGGGCAATATCCATGAGCTGGACGACTTGATCAGCAGCAATGAGCTCATCCTCGAGGAGATGGATCTCGAAGGAGCCGGTCACACGCCGCTGCATGTCGCCTGTGTGGCTGGCCATTTGGATTTCATCCGAGAGCTCCTGAAGCATATGCCAAAGCTTGTGGAAAAGGTGAACGCAGATGGTTTCAGCCCGCTGCACATCGTAGCGGCTCGAGGTGATGCCGAGATTGCGAGGGAGCTCTTGACAGTGGGTCCACACCTTTGCTCTGTGAAGGGACGAGAGAGAAGGGTCCCTTTGCATTATGCCGCTGCGAACGGGAAGGTCGATGTCATGAAGGTACTGCTCGCCGCTTCACCTGAGTCCGTTGAAGAGACGACCGCTCGAGAGGAGACTACGCTTCACCTTGCCGTGAAGAACAACCGGTTCGAGGCGGTGGTTGTGTTGGTGGACCATCTAAAGCAGCACAAGAAGGAGCAGGTGATCAATTGGAAGGACCACAAAGGCAACACCGCCTTGCATCTCGCTGTCGCGGGCAAAAATTTTGAG GTGGTGAACTTCCTGCTTTGTAAGCATGCTATGGAGTCCGAGGTCGTGGAGGTGAACGCTGTGAACGACAGTGGGTTGACGCCTCTCGATGTCTCAACTCCCTCGCGAAGGGAAGCGGGAGATAGAGAGATCAGAGAAATCCTCATTCGTGCGGGAGCCAAACACGGGAGAGGAAGATCAAACTCGCCCACATCAAGCCCAATCCCAGAGGACAACAACGATATCGATGGTAGTAATAGTCATCAAGCAGCTGGGGAGGAACCAGTTAAAGATGCCGCTCAGTCATTACCGTGTTCACAATCGAAGAATTCAAAAGCAGAAAAGGAGTCCTTTGGCGACATCCGCAATGCCCTGTTGGTCGTCGCCGCGCTCATCGCGAGCGCGACCTACCAATCCGTGCTTCAGCCTCCAAAGATAATAGAAGTCGACAACGACGAATCAAAAGATCCTCCTTTGCATAAATCCATGACGGAATACTATGGTTCGGGCTTGGTGTACACTCTCTTCCTGGGCGGCAACACACTAGGATTCGTGGTGTCGGTCCAGATGATCATTTGCCTCACTAGATTTATCCCCAACCACGCTAGGCTACCGCTTAAGCTGCCGCTTAGGCTATCCCTGGTCGCCATGGTTCTAACTTATTTTTGCTTCACGTTATCCTTGCTGCTCAAGACAATGGGTAAAAAAAGTCCAGCCCACAAAGCTTTGCGCATGACACCACTAATGATATCATTCGTTCTTCTGCTGATGCAGCAGTGGCTGGCACGCGCTATAGATTATTTCTTGGAACGGCTTGTTGGATTGCACCTTCTAGGTGATATGTACCGGCTAGAGGACAAGGACTCAGAGAATAAGGACTTAGAGAAGAAGGGCAAAAGTAAGGGTTGTCAATGA